The following is a genomic window from Candidatus Poribacteria bacterium.
ATTTAAACCTTTTTTAATTTTTTACTATCCTTTTCCTCCCTTGCAGACTCTATACATACGTCTAATCATTGTCTTGTACCTTTTTCAATCATCCCAAAACAATTCACTTAAGACTCACACAGACTTCTCTTTTGTATCACAAACTGTTCGTTTGTGTTTTCCTTGTAGCATAGCCTGTTAGGAGACCGTGCCTCTTTTGTATCACAAACTTTATGAAGTTTAAGAAAATAATTCGGTAATATCCAACATCTGGATGCCCGAACTTGTTCGGGAATGTTTCGCTGAACCGCGTCCCCAACAAGTTGGGGCATCCGGAAAGAATTACCGAATTTAAATAATTAATCTTCATTTAGCTTGTGCATCTCTTGTAGCATAGCCTGTTAGGCTGTGCCATAGCACGTCCGCTTTTTAAACGAATCACATCTGATTAAGACAGTCTTAAATAAACAGGAGGATTTCCATGCTTAATTATTGTACACCAAGTATCTCACTTTCAACACAACTCTGTCAACCCGAAACCCTACATGCCGCGTGGCGGAAGGTCCGCAGCAACAAGGGCGGCCCCGGTAGCGACGGGGTCACCCTTCAACAGTTCGAGGCAAACCTCGCGAAACATCTCCGTCAACTCTCGCGTGAACTCGCCGAAGAACGGTATTACCCACTTCCGATTCAAAAATTCACGATGAAGAAGTCGAACGGCACCACACGCGAACTCTCTGTGTTAACCCTAAAAGATCGGATTGTGCAGCGTGCGGTTTGTGATCTCATCTCGCCGATTTACGAGGCGAAATTTCTTGAATGTAGTTTCGCCTATCGTCCCAATCGCGGCGTTCCACATGCTATCGCGGAAGTCACTGCCATCCGGGCAGAGGGCTATGAATGGGTCGTTCATGCTGACCTGGAGAGGTTCTTCGACGAAATGGATACGCGTATCCTGATGCGCTTTCTCCGGGCATCGCTGAAAGAACCGGCGATCCTTCGGCTCATCCAGATGTGGTTGGATATGGGCGGCGTTTTACGACCCCCCAAATTTCCAACATGGGGCACGCATCTCGAAAACACGGTGCATCATATCGGTGAAGGCGTTGAAAGCGTGATTAACCAAATATTGAATCGTACGCCAAGTTTTGGACACTACAACGAGTATGAGAATGGATTGACAGAAGACGACTGGGCAGTCGACGCATCCGAGATGACTACGATGCCCGGTCCGTTAGCACAACCGGGAAAAGAGATGCTAATGAACTTAGGGAGAGACGGGCTGCTTCTCCTACTTGCCAATGCAAAGCGGTTATGGAAACCGCTCGCAGCGAAGCACCTGCTCATTGCCGCACCGTTGGTTGTCGCCGCACTCGCTGCACCGACTGTAGGAAGTATGGTGAAAGAACGGATGAGCCAACCCCGGAAAATCGGTATCATCCAAGGTTCGCCCCTCTCACCACTATTAGCGAATATCTATCTGCATCCCTTCGATAAGGCGATGACACGATCAGGCATACGGCTTGTCCGATACGCAGACGACCTGCTCATCCTCTGCCGAAGTGAAGGCAGAGCACACCACGCTCTTGCATACGCTCAAAGACAATTGGAACGGCTCAAGTTAACTTTCAACCCAGAGAAGACACAAATCGAACGCTTCGACACTGGGGTTGAATTCCTCGGACATATCTTTGACGGTGATGGCTGCTACCAGCCTATCCCCGACTCCCGGTCAAAAGTCTTGCAAAACCAGGTCCAACAGGTCCTGAAAAACGGCACATCACAAGTCGTACGCTCAGGCAGACTTGTAACGCAGCGAGGCAAAAACATCGCCACACGGTTCGGCGAACGTTTAAAACAACGGACGTAGCACAAACTTTATGAATTTTAAGAATTTAAATCGGTAATTCCAAAACGTGCGATGAATCGCACTACTACGAACCAGTCCGTTTGTAGTAGGGAAACCATTCATTGCCCGTNNNNNNNNNNNNNNNNNNNNNNNNNNNNNNNNNNNNNNNNNNNNNNNNNNNNNNNNNNNNNNNNNNNNNNNNNNNNNNNNNNNNNNNNNNNNNNNNNNNNGTTTGTAGTAGGGCAATTCATTGCCCGTTGTTAAGCGGAAGACGTGCGATAAATCGCACTACTACGAACCAAACCGTTTGTAGTAGGGCAATTCATTGCCCGTTGTTAAGCGGAAGACGTGCGATAAATCGCACTACTACGAACCAAACCGTTTGTAGTAGGGCAATTCATTGCCCGTTGTTAAGCGGAAGACGTGCGATAAATCGCACTACTACGAACCAAACCGTTTGTAGTAGGGCAATTCATTACCCGTTAATCTTTAGGAGGCATCAAATGGCAATCCTTTACATCACCCAACAAGGCGCAATGCTCCACAAATCCGGAAACCAAATCCTCGTGAAAAAAGAACGCGAGGTCCTTCAGGAAATCCCAATTGTCCAATTGGATGAAGTCGTTATCTTCGGCAATGGACACATCACAACACCGACGATGGGATACCTGCTTGATAAAAGCATCCCAGTCTCTTTTCTCTCCTCACGCGGAAAGTATAAAGGAAAACTCCAACCCGCGTATGGCAAAGATACACGCGTACGCCAACAACAGTACGCCGTTGCTACAGATTCAAAGCATTGTGTGGCGTTAGCGAAGTGTTTCGTTCGCGGCAAACTCACAAACGCCATCCGATTTTGCCAACGACAGCGCACCCAAAATGCCGAAATTAAGTCAGCAATCCGTTCTGTGCGTCAAACCGTGCAAAAACTTGAACGTGCGAAGAATTTGGAATCGCTGCTCGGATACGAAGGCACGGGCACAGCCGCCTATTACCGCGCATTCCGGCAACTGCTACGCCACGATTGGGGCTTCACATCCCGACAATTCCGACCACCACCCGACCCAATTAACGCCATGCTTTCACTCGGTTATACACTCTTACACAACCATGTCTATACCTTCACCCATGTCGTCGGATTCGATCCATACTGCGGATATTTCCATCAACCCAAGCACGGACATGCAGCACTCGCATCGGACATGATGGAAGAGTTCCGCCAGATTATTGTTGACGGATATGTGCTTTCACTGATTAACAACAATCGGGTTAAACCCGAAGATTTTGAGCAAACTAACAAAGGCATCCGATTCACGAAAGAGGCATTGGATCGCTTTCTGACTGGGTACTATGGACGGATGCAGCAGACGTTTCAGCACCCGATACGCAAGGAGAAAACGAACTACCTGCGTTGTGTTGAACTTCAGGTCAGGCATTTGGCACGTGTGATTATGGGCGAAGATGAGATCTATAGACCATTTCTCATTGATGTCTAAAAACGCTTTACTTCATGCGTGGATGGCCCCCGTGCCCATCCACGCATGACCTTATGCTCAAAAGGCAGGCTCAGCTGAATTTTTCAGAAAAAATTTGACATTTTTGCGGATTTAGTATAATATTTAATACGGTATTCCAAACGCGATTTATTGAGGGTGCGCGTGTGTATCACAAATTGCCCAAGAACCCATACTGCATTTGGATTCTCGATGGTTTTTTCAAAAAAACCGCGTTTGGATCAATGTTTACAAGGGTTCATGGGATTTTTGGGATAGAATTTTGAGGCAAAAAAGCCTCGCGCAGTTCGCGTTTGGTTTTGTGCCTACGGCTCCCCGTCTGGCCTGGATGCAAAAAGGGGTGAGTCTGAACACACTTTCCCGCTCGAAGGGAATTGAAACTAAGATTTTTAAGCTTCAACCAAAATATAAAATTCCGGTCTGAACACACTTTCCCGCTCGAAGGGAATTGAAACTTTTTTCAGGCGGGAGGTAAATTTTTAAGTTTCAAATTGTCTGAACACACTTTCCCGCTCGAAGGGAATTGAAACTTAATCCCAAAACGTCTACTTTCATTGCTTTTTCCTCCGTCTGAACACACTTTCCCGCTCGAAGGGAATTGAAACCCAATTTAGGCAAAGACACCTTGACCCGCTCGCTATCTGGTCTGAACACACTTTCCCGCTCGAAGGGAATTGAAACTATTTTCCCCTTGTTATGCGGGAACGATAATCCTGTCTGAACACACTTTCCCGCTCGAAGGGAATTGAAACAATTGAGCTTCCACAAAGCTGTAATAGGTTTCGGTCTGAACACACTTTCCCGCTCGAAGGGAATTGAAACATTTCTCCAGAAGTTTCTCCAAAAGCGAGACAGCCGTCTGAACACACTTTCCCGCTCGAAGGGAATTGAAACTTTTTTGCGTGGATCGTTTGCCGTAAGGACATCTCCGTGTGTCTGAACACACTTTCCCGCTCGAAGGGAATTGAAACGCGATTCCAAAAAATCTTTTTAACATTTTATAGAAAATGTCTGAACACACTTTCCCGCTCGAAGGGAATTGAAACAGTATTCTTCTTTTTTCCAGCGGATTGGTTGGTTATTGGTCTGAACACACTTTCCCGCTCGAAGGGAATTGAAACAGAACCTCTTCCACCGACGTCACCGTTGTCGTGCTGCCGAGTCTGAACACACTTTCCCGCTCGAAGGGAATTGAAACAAAACAAAAACCTCGAGCTTATTCTTCATTTTCAATTCGTCTGAACACACTTTCCCGCTCGAAGGGAATTGAAACATGGGACTCAATGATCGTGAGGCGGTACCATACAGTAGTCTGAACACACTTTCCCGCTCGAAGGGAATTGAAACATTTATAAATCCGACTGTTTCGGGATCCGCCAACGCAATGTTGGCACGGAGTCTGAACACACTTTCCCGCTCGAAGGGAATTGAAACGGCGTTAAAAGAACGAGTTGTTGTTAAACAACCTCGTCTGAACACACTTTCCCGCTCGAAGGGAATTGAAACCAGTTCTGCCACTTGGACCGCAATACTATCCCGTGTCTGAACACACTTTCCCGCTCGAAGGGAATTGAAACTAAGAATCGCCTCCCTAACCTTTAGAGGCAAGTCTGTCTGAACACACTTTCCCGCTCGAAGGGAATTGAAACGTGATTCCTAATTCACGCGCTGTGTAGTTCATCCCTATAGTCTGAACACACTTTCCCGCTCGAAGGGAATTGAAACATTCACATACCCGCCTACGTCAACCGCCGACATTTGTCTGAACACACTTTCCCGCTCGAAGGGAATTGAAACGTATCCCGTTGTCGTTCAGTTGAACGATTTCATTAACAGTCTGAACACACTTTCCCGCTCGAAGGGAATTGAAACGCGCCATCTAATTCTACTTTAAAGTAATGAGGATGTGTCTGAACACACTTTCCCGCTCGAAGGGAATTGAAACTTTGGATGCCCACGTTCGCCATGGTTTGTATTTATCAAGTCTGAACACACTTTCCCGCTCGAAGGGAATTGAAACCATCGGGGATGCCGATAGCGAGAAGTCCCGTGTATGTGGGTCTGAACACACTTTCCCGCTCGAAGGGAATTGAAACTGAGATGCCTCACGGCTACTTCGTGCGAAGCGCGGATTGGTCTGAACACACTTTCCCGCTCGAAGGGAATTGAAACATAAAGAGCTTGGTCTGGCAAACCATTACGCGGTCTTCCAGACAAGTCTGAACACACTTTCCCGCTCGAAGGGAATTGAAACTTAGGAGACGTCAGAAAACACTTCACGCATAGTGTTCTGTCTGAACACACTTTCCCGCTCGAAGGGAATTGAAACGCACAAAGGCCCGTGATTAACTTCATTTCTTTCCGGTCTGAACACACTTTCCCGCTCGAAGGGAATTGAAACGCGGACGGTATTTTATATAAAAAACCTTGACACACTGTCTGAACACACTTTCCCGCTCGAAGGGAATTGAAACGTTCGGCGTCTCCGCCGGGCCCTGCATAGAAGGATTGTCTGAACACACTTTCCCGCTCGAAGGGAATTGAAACAGGAACAGGAGGACATCCTCATTCTTGAGGCTTTTCGTCTGAACACACTTTCCCGCTCGAAGGGAATTGAAACTTACTGGTGTCGGAGGAACTTTGTCAGCCCATACTGGTCTGAACACACTTTCCCGCTCGAAGGGAATTGAAACTTATGAAGGTCGTCATGGCTCATACTCCCTAATTGGAGTCTGAACACACTTTCCCGCTCGAAGGGAATTGAAACTCGAAAAACGTGTTGCACTTTTAACCCATTTTCTTGGGCCAGTCTGAACACACTTTCCCGCTCGAAGGGAATTGAAACTTGGTCTAACATTCTAAACTCCTTTGTTTGAAGTGTGGGTCTGAACACACTTTCCCGCTCGAAGGGAATTGAAACAGGAAAGGTAAAAAGATTGCCATTGCGACAACCAGTCTGAACACACTTTCCCGCTCGAAGGGAATTGAAACTTATTGTTATTCCTTCGTCATAGATGAAGCCGTTGACTTCGTCTGAACACACTTTCCCGCTCGAAGGGAATTGAAACACTCCACGACGGGAGCAGTAACGGAGTCGATTAAGAAGTCTGAACACACTTTCCCGCTCGAAGGGAATTGAAACAGTCTAAGCTCGGTGGGACACATCCTCCTTACTGGTCTGAACACACTTTCCCGCTCGAAGGGAATTGAAACATCGCTCTGATCAAGCGTACTCCCTGGGACCTCATATAGTCTGAACACACTTTCCCGCTCGAAGGGAATTGAAACAGATGTCTACACTGTAGACGATGGTTCCTTGGAGTTGAAGTCTGAACACACTTTCCCGCTCGAAGGGAATTGAAACATATCCGTTAGATTCAAGTAAGTTAATTTTTTCTTGTCTGAACACACTTTCCCGCTCGAAGGGAATTGAAACCATTTTTGACTGCATTCAGCACTGCCTTTTTGTATAGTCTGAACACACTTTCCCGCTCGAAGGGAATTGAAACGAGTTCCTCGCGACCCCGCTCAAGAGCGGTGACGAACGGTCTGAACACACTTTCCCGCTCGAAGGGAATTGAAACCATTGCAAAAAGCAGTTAGAACTTCGTGCAGCATGTCTGAACACACTTTCCCGCTCGAAGGGAATTGAAACACGATTGCCCCTTCCTCTATTATCGCATTTGCGGAAAGTCTGAACACACTTTCCCGCTCGAAGGGAATTGAAACTCCGTAAATTGTAAACCAGTATTCGCCATGTTCACAATTATAGTCTGAACACACTTTCCCGCTCGAAGGGAATTGAAACGAAATTTCAACCTCAATGGCCACCTCGCCACCTGGGAGGTCTGAACACACTTTCCCGCTCGAAGGGAATTGAAACTTATAACGTCCGAGAATACAGTTTACAATATCAAGTCTGAACACACTTTCCCGCTCGAAGGGAATTGAAACACACGGTGTGTCTCCTTCAATTTGAAGTGTGGCAGGTTGTCTGAACACACTTTCCCGCTCGAAGGGAATTGAAACAATGCTCCGTCAACAGACACCGGCAACCCGTCAGCGGCACCAGTCTGAACACACTTTCCCGCTCGAAGGGAATTGAAACTATTTTTTTGATTTCTTCAAAAGAATCATCATTCCAGTCTGAACACACTTTCCCGCTCGAAGGGAATTGAAACTATTTCAAAACCTTTTGTGTTAAATACTATAAAAAAAGTCTGAACACACTTTCCCGCTCGAAGGGAATT
Proteins encoded in this region:
- a CDS encoding reverse transcriptase domain-containing protein, which gives rise to MLNYCTPSISLSTQLCQPETLHAAWRKVRSNKGGPGSDGVTLQQFEANLAKHLRQLSRELAEERYYPLPIQKFTMKKSNGTTRELSVLTLKDRIVQRAVCDLISPIYEAKFLECSFAYRPNRGVPHAIAEVTAIRAEGYEWVVHADLERFFDEMDTRILMRFLRASLKEPAILRLIQMWLDMGGVLRPPKFPTWGTHLENTVHHIGEGVESVINQILNRTPSFGHYNEYENGLTEDDWAVDASEMTTMPGPLAQPGKEMLMNLGRDGLLLLLANAKRLWKPLAAKHLLIAAPLVVAALAAPTVGSMVKERMSQPRKIGIIQGSPLSPLLANIYLHPFDKAMTRSGIRLVRYADDLLILCRSEGRAHHALAYAQRQLERLKLTFNPEKTQIERFDTGVEFLGHIFDGDGCYQPIPDSRSKVLQNQVQQVLKNGTSQVVRSGRLVTQRGKNIATRFGERLKQRT
- the cas1 gene encoding CRISPR-associated endonuclease Cas1 encodes the protein MAILYITQQGAMLHKSGNQILVKKEREVLQEIPIVQLDEVVIFGNGHITTPTMGYLLDKSIPVSFLSSRGKYKGKLQPAYGKDTRVRQQQYAVATDSKHCVALAKCFVRGKLTNAIRFCQRQRTQNAEIKSAIRSVRQTVQKLERAKNLESLLGYEGTGTAAYYRAFRQLLRHDWGFTSRQFRPPPDPINAMLSLGYTLLHNHVYTFTHVVGFDPYCGYFHQPKHGHAALASDMMEEFRQIIVDGYVLSLINNNRVKPEDFEQTNKGIRFTKEALDRFLTGYYGRMQQTFQHPIRKEKTNYLRCVELQVRHLARVIMGEDEIYRPFLIDV